A window from Culex pipiens pallens isolate TS chromosome 3, TS_CPP_V2, whole genome shotgun sequence encodes these proteins:
- the LOC120428389 gene encoding protein draper isoform X5 — protein MRSIRLMNARAFGLVVILTTALAAAQLDELVVDDDLEGPNVCKEVEQYQVFVTAPREITYQERYQKWCVAVPPRCSAYRVRTKIVNETTGINKERILKKCCSGYAKNKELNRCEPVCNPGCRHGKCIAPETCRCDQGYVGKSCNINCPPNRWGSDCSQVCKCKNNSTCDAQDGSCSCPKGYRGTTCEFQCPSDRFGQDCAEVCQCLNGGKCDPVSGECYCAPGFTGPLCAQKCPEGKHGDQCQSDCRCQNGGSCDSQTGKCICPAGYTGSVCANRCQSQRYGKDCAEKCECFNGADCNHVTGECICAPGFMGAKCLDSCPSNTYGINCTEQCRCLNKAECDSATGKCSCLAGWTGADCGMRICPDDRYGDGCTKKCECDVSNTKMCHPWTGKCLCEPGWSSAACDRPCPFLKYGQDCSIHCNCKNNSPCNHINGTCNCIAGFKGEICEEQCDNGTYGQNCSERCECQNGATCAPETGQCFCAPGWQGIRCDRPCDTHRYGKDCAQSCNCTNGGVCNPVNGQCTCPAGWSGEKCEQKCESGRFGQNCSQSCDCHLENTLACNATTGKCICKADWGGVRCESRCQMGLYGESCSEVCACHNNSSCDPITGECICSRGWTGANCDEPCPDGFFGHGCKERCPGTMHGNTTCNHITGKYSCRPGYIGTTCEHPCPTNTYGPECSLKCTCKNGGECSHETGMCQCPPGWTGANCEAVCPNGFYGPNCSQKCSCKNDAKCRKNDGQCICKPGWMGNRCDEVCPEGFYGNHCMDSCNCPAGNFVCHAALGCLCSNGYTGEKCDVSAAEAKIHRKDEASNAGLAWGLVLAVMFVGVIVALVLYYRRRVANLKAEVNHVVNYMCQEQPGHFDNPVYSAYQGQPGSGSGAAAAGNRLENNGLLPNGSLIRNNLRTQKSNLDKYRYPENESVGTDRSYSIQYLTESQKNFDADMTNPNYNTIDDKDHVYDEIKHKDGYKDLDTEYDHLDYSRPGSSHKTHYFRMPNPMSGGSPKEINVLRENGTTINNLSSPGLNIRQPLVVPVINAADCGSSSTNSSPTPPMLRANDSSNLYVKMTSEGSSPAGSDQECTGGGGSSSNKIPEHQLNIK, from the exons atgagAAGCATACGACTGATGAACGCTAGAGCGTTCGGCTTGGTCGTGATCCTGACGACCGCCCTGGCTGCAGCCCAGCTGGATGAGCTGGTAGTGGATGACGATCTGGAAGGCCCGAACGTCTGCAAAGAGGTCGAGCAGTACCAGGTGTTTGTGACGGCCCCCAGGGAGATCACCTACCAGGAGCGGTACCAAAAGTGGTGCGTGGCCGTTCCGCCTCGGTGTTCGGCGTACCGAGTGAGGACGAAGATTGTCAACGAAACCACCGGCATCAACAAGGAGCGGATCCTGAAAAAGTGCTGCTCGGGATATGCGAAGAACAAGGAACTCAACCGGTGCGAGCCGGTTTGCAATCCCGGATGTCGGCACGGCAAGTGCATTGCGCCGGAAACGTGCCGCTGTGACCAGGGATACGTCGGAAAGTCGTGCAATATAA ACTGTCCACCGAATCGCTGGGGCTCGGACTGTTCGCAGGTGTGCAAGTGCAAGAACAACTCCACCTGTGACGCCCAGGACGGCAGCTGTAGCTGTCCGAAGGGTTACCGGGGCACGACGTGTGAGTTCCAGTGCCCATCCGATCGCTTCGGCCAGGACTGTGCCGAGGTGTGCCAGTGCCTGAACGGGGGCAAGTGCGATCCCGTGTCCGGCGAGTGTTACTGCGCACCGGGCTTCACCGGACCGCT gTGTGCTCAAAAGTGCCCGGAGGGTAAACATGGCGACCAGTGTCAGTCGGATTGTCGCTGCCAGAACGGAGGAAGTTGCGACTCGCAGACGGGTAAGTGCATTTGTCCGGCCGGTTATACGGGATCGGTGTGTGCGAATCGGTGCCAGAGCCAACGGTACGGCAAGGATTGTGCGGAAAAGTGTGAATGCTTCAACGGTGCGGACTGCAATCACGTGACCGGGGAGTGCATTTGCGCGCCTGGGTTTATGGGTGCCAAGTGTTTGGACTCGTGTCCGAGCAATACGTACGGGATCAACTGCACGGAACAGTGCCGGTGCCTCAATAAAGCCGAGTGCGATTCGGCCACGGGAAAATGTTCGTGTCTGGCCGGCTGGACCGGAGCGGACTGCGGCATGCGGATCTGTCCCGACGATCGGTACGGGGACGGTTGCACCAAAAAGTGCGAATGCGACGTCAGCAACACCAAGAT GTGTCACCCCTGGACCGGAAAGTGCCTTTGCGAGCCGGGATGGAGTAGCGCGGCGTGCGATAGACCTTGCCCGTTCCTGAAGTACGGCCAGGACTGTTCGATCCACTGCAATTGCAAAAACAATTCGCCCTGCAATCACATCAACG GCACCTGCAATTGCATTGCCGGCTTCAAGGGAGAAATCTGCGAAGAGCAGTGCGACAACGGAACGTACGGCCAAAACTGCAGTGAACGATGCGAGTGTCAGAATGGGGCCACGTGCGCACCCGAAACCGGCCAGTGCTTCTGCGCTCCGGGCTGGCAAGGAATCCGGTGTGACAGGCCATGCGATACGCATCGCTACGGCAAGGATTGTGCGCAAAGTTGCAACTGCACGAACGGCGGAGTCTGCAATCCGGTCAACGGTCAGTGTACGTGTCCGGCCGGGTGGAGTGGGGAAAAGTGCGAACAAAAGTGCGAATCTGGCCGGTTTGGACAGAACTGTTCGCAGAGCTGTGATTGCCACCTGGAGAATACGTTGGCTTGTAACGCCACCACTGGGAAGTGCATCTGCAAGGCTGACTGGGGCG GTGTCCGCTGCGAAAGTCGCTGCCAGATGGGATTGTACGGGGAGAGTTGTTCCGAGGTTTGCGCGTGTCACAACAACTCGTCCTGCGATCCAATCACTGGCGAGTGCATCTGCTCGCGGGGCTGGACCGGCGCAAATTGTGACGAGCCCTGTCCGGATGGATTCTTTGGCCATGGCTGCAAGGAGCGTTGTCCGGGGACGATGCATGGCAATACCACGTGTAATCACATAACCGGAAAGTACAGCTGCCGACCGGGTTACATTGGAACGACGTGTGAGCATCCTTGTCCTACGAATACGTACGGGCCGGAGTGTAGTCTGAAGTGTACCTGCAAAAATGGTGGCGAATGTTCGCACGAGACGGGAATGTGTCAGTGTCCGCCGGGATGGACCGGTGCCAACTGCGAGGCCGTTTGTCCCAACGGATTCTACGGACCGAACTGTAGTCAAAAGTGCAGCTGCAAGAATGATGCCAAATGTCGCAAGAATGATGGTCAATGCATCTGTAAGCCAGGCTGGATGGGAAATCGGTGCGACGAGGTGTGTCCGGAAGGATTCTACGGAAATCACTGCATGGACTCGTGCAACTGCCCTGCCGGTAATTTTGTCTGCCATGCGGCTCTTGGATGCCTGTGCAGTAACGGATACACCGGAGAAAAGTGCGACGTATCGGCTGCTGAAGCAAAGATCCACCGGAAAGATGAAG CATCGAACGCCGGCCTGGCTTGGGGGCTGGTACTGGCCGTCATGTTCGTCGGAGTTATCGTCGCCCTGGTACTGTACTACCGGCGACGGGTGGCCAATCTTAAAGCCGAAGTAAATCACGTCGTCAACTATATGTGCCAGGAACAGCCAGGGCACTTTGATAATCCCGTTTACTCTGCGTACCAGGGACAACCGGGATCCGGTTCGGGTGCTGCAGCCGCAGGCAATCGCCTCGAGAACAACGGACTGCTGCCCAATGGCTCGTTGATTCGGAACAATTTACGAACGCAAAAGTCCAACTTGGACAAGTATCGCTATCCGGAGAACGAGTCTGTTGGAACGGACCGAT cttaTTCCATCCAATACCTCACGGAGAGTCAGAAGAACTTTGATGCGGACATGACAAATCCCAACTACAATACAATCGATGATAAGGATCACGTTTACGATGAAATCAAGCACAAAGATGGCTACAAAGATCTCG ACACTGAGTACGACCACCTGGACTACTCGCGGCCCGGAAGTTCCCACAAAACGCACTATTTCCGCATGCCCAACCCCATGTCGGGCGGGTCACCGAAAGAGATCAACGTGCTGCGCGAAAACGGCACCACCATCAACAATCTGTCCTCGCCGGGACTGAACATCCGCCAGCCGTTGGTCGTGCCGGTGATTAACGCCGCCGACTGTGGCTCGTCCTCGACCAACTCGTCGCCGACGCCGCCCATGCTGCGGGCCAACGACAGCAGCAACCTGTACGTAAAGATGACCTCCGAGGGGTCGTCCCCGGCGGGAAGTGATCAGGAATGCACCGGTGGTGGCGGCAGCAGTAGCAATAAGATTCCCGAGCATCAGCTCAATATCAAGTAG
- the LOC120428389 gene encoding protein draper isoform X4 has translation MRSIRLMNARAFGLVVILTTALAAAQLDELVVDDDLEGPNVCKEVEQYQVFVTAPREITYQERYQKWCVAVPPRCSAYRVRTKIVNETTGINKERILKKCCSGYAKNKELNRCEPVCNPGCRHGKCIAPETCRCDQGYVGKSCNIIISDKPLTLWEEFVKYKKQRDCPPNRWGSDCSQVCKCKNNSTCDAQDGSCSCPKGYRGTTCEFQCPSDRFGQDCAEVCQCLNGGKCDPVSGECYCAPGFTGPLCAQKCPEGKHGDQCQSDCRCQNGGSCDSQTGKCICPAGYTGSVCANRCQSQRYGKDCAEKCECFNGADCNHVTGECICAPGFMGAKCLDSCPSNTYGINCTEQCRCLNKAECDSATGKCSCLAGWTGADCGMRICPDDRYGDGCTKKCECDVSNTKMCHPWTGKCLCEPGWSSAACDRPCPFLKYGQDCSIHCNCKNNSPCNHINGTCNCIAGFKGEICEEQCDNGTYGQNCSERCECQNGATCAPETGQCFCAPGWQGIRCDRPCDTHRYGKDCAQSCNCTNGGVCNPVNGQCTCPAGWSGEKCEQKCESGRFGQNCSQSCDCHLENTLACNATTGKCICKADWGGVRCESRCQMGLYGESCSEVCACHNNSSCDPITGECICSRGWTGANCDEPCPDGFFGHGCKERCPGTMHGNTTCNHITGKYSCRPGYIGTTCEHPCPTNTYGPECSLKCTCKNGGECSHETGMCQCPPGWTGANCEAVCPNGFYGPNCSQKCSCKNDAKCRKNDGQCICKPGWMGNRCDEVCPEGFYGNHCMDSCNCPAGNFVCHAALGCLCSNGYTGEKCDVSAAEAKIHRKDEASNAGLAWGLVLAVMFVGVIVALVLYYRRRVANLKAEVNHVVNYMCQEQPGHFDNPVYSAYQGQPGSGSGAAAAGNRLENNGLLPNGSLIRNNLRTQKSNLDKYRYPENESVGTDRSYSIQYLTESQKNFDADMTNPNYNTIDDKDHVYDEIKHKDGYKDLDTEYDHLDYSRPGSSHKTHYFRMPNPMSGGSPKEINVLRENGTTINNLSSPGLNIRQPLVVPVINAADCGSSSTNSSPTPPMLRANDSSNLYVKMTSEGSSPAGSDQECTGGGGSSSNKIPEHQLNIK, from the exons atgagAAGCATACGACTGATGAACGCTAGAGCGTTCGGCTTGGTCGTGATCCTGACGACCGCCCTGGCTGCAGCCCAGCTGGATGAGCTGGTAGTGGATGACGATCTGGAAGGCCCGAACGTCTGCAAAGAGGTCGAGCAGTACCAGGTGTTTGTGACGGCCCCCAGGGAGATCACCTACCAGGAGCGGTACCAAAAGTGGTGCGTGGCCGTTCCGCCTCGGTGTTCGGCGTACCGAGTGAGGACGAAGATTGTCAACGAAACCACCGGCATCAACAAGGAGCGGATCCTGAAAAAGTGCTGCTCGGGATATGCGAAGAACAAGGAACTCAACCGGTGCGAGCCGGTTTGCAATCCCGGATGTCGGCACGGCAAGTGCATTGCGCCGGAAACGTGCCGCTGTGACCAGGGATACGTCGGAAAGTCGTGCAATATAA TTATTTCTGACAAACCACTAACGCTTTGGGAAGAGTTTGTAAAGTATAAAAAGCAACGAG ACTGTCCACCGAATCGCTGGGGCTCGGACTGTTCGCAGGTGTGCAAGTGCAAGAACAACTCCACCTGTGACGCCCAGGACGGCAGCTGTAGCTGTCCGAAGGGTTACCGGGGCACGACGTGTGAGTTCCAGTGCCCATCCGATCGCTTCGGCCAGGACTGTGCCGAGGTGTGCCAGTGCCTGAACGGGGGCAAGTGCGATCCCGTGTCCGGCGAGTGTTACTGCGCACCGGGCTTCACCGGACCGCT gTGTGCTCAAAAGTGCCCGGAGGGTAAACATGGCGACCAGTGTCAGTCGGATTGTCGCTGCCAGAACGGAGGAAGTTGCGACTCGCAGACGGGTAAGTGCATTTGTCCGGCCGGTTATACGGGATCGGTGTGTGCGAATCGGTGCCAGAGCCAACGGTACGGCAAGGATTGTGCGGAAAAGTGTGAATGCTTCAACGGTGCGGACTGCAATCACGTGACCGGGGAGTGCATTTGCGCGCCTGGGTTTATGGGTGCCAAGTGTTTGGACTCGTGTCCGAGCAATACGTACGGGATCAACTGCACGGAACAGTGCCGGTGCCTCAATAAAGCCGAGTGCGATTCGGCCACGGGAAAATGTTCGTGTCTGGCCGGCTGGACCGGAGCGGACTGCGGCATGCGGATCTGTCCCGACGATCGGTACGGGGACGGTTGCACCAAAAAGTGCGAATGCGACGTCAGCAACACCAAGAT GTGTCACCCCTGGACCGGAAAGTGCCTTTGCGAGCCGGGATGGAGTAGCGCGGCGTGCGATAGACCTTGCCCGTTCCTGAAGTACGGCCAGGACTGTTCGATCCACTGCAATTGCAAAAACAATTCGCCCTGCAATCACATCAACG GCACCTGCAATTGCATTGCCGGCTTCAAGGGAGAAATCTGCGAAGAGCAGTGCGACAACGGAACGTACGGCCAAAACTGCAGTGAACGATGCGAGTGTCAGAATGGGGCCACGTGCGCACCCGAAACCGGCCAGTGCTTCTGCGCTCCGGGCTGGCAAGGAATCCGGTGTGACAGGCCATGCGATACGCATCGCTACGGCAAGGATTGTGCGCAAAGTTGCAACTGCACGAACGGCGGAGTCTGCAATCCGGTCAACGGTCAGTGTACGTGTCCGGCCGGGTGGAGTGGGGAAAAGTGCGAACAAAAGTGCGAATCTGGCCGGTTTGGACAGAACTGTTCGCAGAGCTGTGATTGCCACCTGGAGAATACGTTGGCTTGTAACGCCACCACTGGGAAGTGCATCTGCAAGGCTGACTGGGGCG GTGTCCGCTGCGAAAGTCGCTGCCAGATGGGATTGTACGGGGAGAGTTGTTCCGAGGTTTGCGCGTGTCACAACAACTCGTCCTGCGATCCAATCACTGGCGAGTGCATCTGCTCGCGGGGCTGGACCGGCGCAAATTGTGACGAGCCCTGTCCGGATGGATTCTTTGGCCATGGCTGCAAGGAGCGTTGTCCGGGGACGATGCATGGCAATACCACGTGTAATCACATAACCGGAAAGTACAGCTGCCGACCGGGTTACATTGGAACGACGTGTGAGCATCCTTGTCCTACGAATACGTACGGGCCGGAGTGTAGTCTGAAGTGTACCTGCAAAAATGGTGGCGAATGTTCGCACGAGACGGGAATGTGTCAGTGTCCGCCGGGATGGACCGGTGCCAACTGCGAGGCCGTTTGTCCCAACGGATTCTACGGACCGAACTGTAGTCAAAAGTGCAGCTGCAAGAATGATGCCAAATGTCGCAAGAATGATGGTCAATGCATCTGTAAGCCAGGCTGGATGGGAAATCGGTGCGACGAGGTGTGTCCGGAAGGATTCTACGGAAATCACTGCATGGACTCGTGCAACTGCCCTGCCGGTAATTTTGTCTGCCATGCGGCTCTTGGATGCCTGTGCAGTAACGGATACACCGGAGAAAAGTGCGACGTATCGGCTGCTGAAGCAAAGATCCACCGGAAAGATGAAG CATCGAACGCCGGCCTGGCTTGGGGGCTGGTACTGGCCGTCATGTTCGTCGGAGTTATCGTCGCCCTGGTACTGTACTACCGGCGACGGGTGGCCAATCTTAAAGCCGAAGTAAATCACGTCGTCAACTATATGTGCCAGGAACAGCCAGGGCACTTTGATAATCCCGTTTACTCTGCGTACCAGGGACAACCGGGATCCGGTTCGGGTGCTGCAGCCGCAGGCAATCGCCTCGAGAACAACGGACTGCTGCCCAATGGCTCGTTGATTCGGAACAATTTACGAACGCAAAAGTCCAACTTGGACAAGTATCGCTATCCGGAGAACGAGTCTGTTGGAACGGACCGAT cttaTTCCATCCAATACCTCACGGAGAGTCAGAAGAACTTTGATGCGGACATGACAAATCCCAACTACAATACAATCGATGATAAGGATCACGTTTACGATGAAATCAAGCACAAAGATGGCTACAAAGATCTCG ACACTGAGTACGACCACCTGGACTACTCGCGGCCCGGAAGTTCCCACAAAACGCACTATTTCCGCATGCCCAACCCCATGTCGGGCGGGTCACCGAAAGAGATCAACGTGCTGCGCGAAAACGGCACCACCATCAACAATCTGTCCTCGCCGGGACTGAACATCCGCCAGCCGTTGGTCGTGCCGGTGATTAACGCCGCCGACTGTGGCTCGTCCTCGACCAACTCGTCGCCGACGCCGCCCATGCTGCGGGCCAACGACAGCAGCAACCTGTACGTAAAGATGACCTCCGAGGGGTCGTCCCCGGCGGGAAGTGATCAGGAATGCACCGGTGGTGGCGGCAGCAGTAGCAATAAGATTCCCGAGCATCAGCTCAATATCAAGTAG
- the LOC120428389 gene encoding protein draper isoform X3 translates to MRSIRLMNARAFGLVVILTTALAAAQLDELVVDDDLEGPNVCKEVEQYQVFVTAPREITYQERYQKWCVAVPPRCSAYRVRTKIVNETTGINKERILKKCCSGYAKNKELNRCEPVCNPGCRHGKCIAPETCRCDQGYVGKSCNIIISDKPLTLWEEFVKYKKQRDCPPNRWGSDCSQVCKCKNNSTCDAQDGSCSCPKGYRGTTCEFQCPSDRFGQDCAEVCQCLNGGKCDPVSGECYCAPGFTGPLCAQKCPEGKHGDQCQSDCRCQNGGSCDSQTGKCICPAGYTGSVCANRCQSQRYGKDCAEKCECFNGADCNHVTGECICAPGFMGAKCLDSCPSNTYGINCTEQCRCLNKAECDSATGKCSCLAGWTGADCGMRICPDDRYGDGCTKKCECDVSNTKMCHPWTGKCLCEPGWSSAACDRPCPFLKYGQDCSIHCNCKNNSPCNHINGTCNCIAGFKGEICEEQCDNGTYGQNCSERCECQNGATCAPETGQCFCAPGWQGIRCDRPCDTHRYGKDCAQSCNCTNGGVCNPVNGQCTCPAGWSGEKCEQKCESGRFGQNCSQSCDCHLENTLACNATTGKCICKADWGGVRCESRCQMGLYGESCSEVCACHNNSSCDPITGECICSRGWTGANCDEPCPDGFFGHGCKERCPGTMHGNTTCNHITGKYSCRPGYIGTTCEHPCPTNTYGPECSLKCTCKNGGECSHETGMCQCPPGWTGANCEAVCPNGFYGPNCSQKCSCKNDAKCRKNDGQCICKPGWMGNRCDEVCPEGFYGNHCMDSCNCPAGNFVCHAALGCLCSNGYTGEKCDVSAAEAKIHRKDEDLYENSTNYQGVTGNSLDLERLESSTEPALTTQMEENPTGNSTYNFDWKIEGGPGGAGGILEPNSTNDDNDEGGEETTPTAGEDFGKPPLDDYIHLPDEPHAAHSDNETEQIEGQRRWKGNLTIDDESSNFTLVNSTLRQEKLFASNAGLAWGLVLAVMFVGVIVALVLYYRRRVANLKAEVNHVVNYMCQEQPGHFDNPVYSAYQGQPGSGSGAAAAGNRLENNGLLPNGSLIRNNLRTQKSNLDKYRYPENESVGTDRSYSIQYLTESQKNFDADMTNPNYNTIDDKDHVYDEIKHKDGYKDLDIINNKLH, encoded by the exons atgagAAGCATACGACTGATGAACGCTAGAGCGTTCGGCTTGGTCGTGATCCTGACGACCGCCCTGGCTGCAGCCCAGCTGGATGAGCTGGTAGTGGATGACGATCTGGAAGGCCCGAACGTCTGCAAAGAGGTCGAGCAGTACCAGGTGTTTGTGACGGCCCCCAGGGAGATCACCTACCAGGAGCGGTACCAAAAGTGGTGCGTGGCCGTTCCGCCTCGGTGTTCGGCGTACCGAGTGAGGACGAAGATTGTCAACGAAACCACCGGCATCAACAAGGAGCGGATCCTGAAAAAGTGCTGCTCGGGATATGCGAAGAACAAGGAACTCAACCGGTGCGAGCCGGTTTGCAATCCCGGATGTCGGCACGGCAAGTGCATTGCGCCGGAAACGTGCCGCTGTGACCAGGGATACGTCGGAAAGTCGTGCAATATAA TTATTTCTGACAAACCACTAACGCTTTGGGAAGAGTTTGTAAAGTATAAAAAGCAACGAG ACTGTCCACCGAATCGCTGGGGCTCGGACTGTTCGCAGGTGTGCAAGTGCAAGAACAACTCCACCTGTGACGCCCAGGACGGCAGCTGTAGCTGTCCGAAGGGTTACCGGGGCACGACGTGTGAGTTCCAGTGCCCATCCGATCGCTTCGGCCAGGACTGTGCCGAGGTGTGCCAGTGCCTGAACGGGGGCAAGTGCGATCCCGTGTCCGGCGAGTGTTACTGCGCACCGGGCTTCACCGGACCGCT gTGTGCTCAAAAGTGCCCGGAGGGTAAACATGGCGACCAGTGTCAGTCGGATTGTCGCTGCCAGAACGGAGGAAGTTGCGACTCGCAGACGGGTAAGTGCATTTGTCCGGCCGGTTATACGGGATCGGTGTGTGCGAATCGGTGCCAGAGCCAACGGTACGGCAAGGATTGTGCGGAAAAGTGTGAATGCTTCAACGGTGCGGACTGCAATCACGTGACCGGGGAGTGCATTTGCGCGCCTGGGTTTATGGGTGCCAAGTGTTTGGACTCGTGTCCGAGCAATACGTACGGGATCAACTGCACGGAACAGTGCCGGTGCCTCAATAAAGCCGAGTGCGATTCGGCCACGGGAAAATGTTCGTGTCTGGCCGGCTGGACCGGAGCGGACTGCGGCATGCGGATCTGTCCCGACGATCGGTACGGGGACGGTTGCACCAAAAAGTGCGAATGCGACGTCAGCAACACCAAGAT GTGTCACCCCTGGACCGGAAAGTGCCTTTGCGAGCCGGGATGGAGTAGCGCGGCGTGCGATAGACCTTGCCCGTTCCTGAAGTACGGCCAGGACTGTTCGATCCACTGCAATTGCAAAAACAATTCGCCCTGCAATCACATCAACG GCACCTGCAATTGCATTGCCGGCTTCAAGGGAGAAATCTGCGAAGAGCAGTGCGACAACGGAACGTACGGCCAAAACTGCAGTGAACGATGCGAGTGTCAGAATGGGGCCACGTGCGCACCCGAAACCGGCCAGTGCTTCTGCGCTCCGGGCTGGCAAGGAATCCGGTGTGACAGGCCATGCGATACGCATCGCTACGGCAAGGATTGTGCGCAAAGTTGCAACTGCACGAACGGCGGAGTCTGCAATCCGGTCAACGGTCAGTGTACGTGTCCGGCCGGGTGGAGTGGGGAAAAGTGCGAACAAAAGTGCGAATCTGGCCGGTTTGGACAGAACTGTTCGCAGAGCTGTGATTGCCACCTGGAGAATACGTTGGCTTGTAACGCCACCACTGGGAAGTGCATCTGCAAGGCTGACTGGGGCG GTGTCCGCTGCGAAAGTCGCTGCCAGATGGGATTGTACGGGGAGAGTTGTTCCGAGGTTTGCGCGTGTCACAACAACTCGTCCTGCGATCCAATCACTGGCGAGTGCATCTGCTCGCGGGGCTGGACCGGCGCAAATTGTGACGAGCCCTGTCCGGATGGATTCTTTGGCCATGGCTGCAAGGAGCGTTGTCCGGGGACGATGCATGGCAATACCACGTGTAATCACATAACCGGAAAGTACAGCTGCCGACCGGGTTACATTGGAACGACGTGTGAGCATCCTTGTCCTACGAATACGTACGGGCCGGAGTGTAGTCTGAAGTGTACCTGCAAAAATGGTGGCGAATGTTCGCACGAGACGGGAATGTGTCAGTGTCCGCCGGGATGGACCGGTGCCAACTGCGAGGCCGTTTGTCCCAACGGATTCTACGGACCGAACTGTAGTCAAAAGTGCAGCTGCAAGAATGATGCCAAATGTCGCAAGAATGATGGTCAATGCATCTGTAAGCCAGGCTGGATGGGAAATCGGTGCGACGAGGTGTGTCCGGAAGGATTCTACGGAAATCACTGCATGGACTCGTGCAACTGCCCTGCCGGTAATTTTGTCTGCCATGCGGCTCTTGGATGCCTGTGCAGTAACGGATACACCGGAGAAAAGTGCGACGTATCGGCTGCTGAAGCAAAGATCCACCGGAAAGATGAAG ACTTGTACGAAAATTCCACAAACTATCAAGGGGTAACCGGGAATTCGTTGGATTTGGAGCGGCTCGAGTCCAGTACCGAGCCGGCTCTCACAACACAAATGGAGGAAAACCCGACCGGGAATAGTACGTACAACTTTGATTGGAAAATTGAGGGCGGACCGGGTGGTGCTGGTGGAATTCTGGAACCAAACAGCACcaacgacgacaacgacgaggGTGGGGAGGAAACCACTCCGACCGCGGGGGAAGATTTCGGCAAACCGCCGCTAGACGATTACATTCACCTTCCGGACGAACCGCACGCGGCCCATTCCGACAACGAAACGGAACAGATCGAGGGCCAGCGGCGGTGGAAGGGAAACTTGACGATTGATGATGAGTCGAGCAACTTCACGCTCGTAAATTCCACCTTGCGGCAAGAGAAACTTTTCG CATCGAACGCCGGCCTGGCTTGGGGGCTGGTACTGGCCGTCATGTTCGTCGGAGTTATCGTCGCCCTGGTACTGTACTACCGGCGACGGGTGGCCAATCTTAAAGCCGAAGTAAATCACGTCGTCAACTATATGTGCCAGGAACAGCCAGGGCACTTTGATAATCCCGTTTACTCTGCGTACCAGGGACAACCGGGATCCGGTTCGGGTGCTGCAGCCGCAGGCAATCGCCTCGAGAACAACGGACTGCTGCCCAATGGCTCGTTGATTCGGAACAATTTACGAACGCAAAAGTCCAACTTGGACAAGTATCGCTATCCGGAGAACGAGTCTGTTGGAACGGACCGAT cttaTTCCATCCAATACCTCACGGAGAGTCAGAAGAACTTTGATGCGGACATGACAAATCCCAACTACAATACAATCGATGATAAGGATCACGTTTACGATGAAATCAAGCACAAAGATGGCTACAAAGATCTCG ACATAATAAACAACAAGTT ACACTGA